The following are encoded together in the Azospirillum lipoferum 4B genome:
- a CDS encoding carbon-nitrogen hydrolase family protein has product MSEAIAGSGMLKAACVQVNAGTELEPNLRAAGDLVRRARDAGADFIALPENVGWIVQGRDKTMQRVRSEAEHPGIPFFADLARETGAWILGGTLHVLLDDGRAANRSYLFDAGGRIVASYDKIHMFDVTLKNGEAYRESASFRPGERAVVASSPWGGIGMTVCYDVRFAYLYRALAQAGASILTVPAAFTVPTGRAHWHTLLRARAIETGCFVIAPAQTGSHDQGRQTYGHSLLIAPWGEVLADAGTDVGFITADLDLDRVAEARGMVPSLTHDRAFEVERVG; this is encoded by the coding sequence ATGAGCGAAGCCATCGCCGGCAGCGGCATGCTGAAGGCCGCCTGCGTCCAGGTGAATGCGGGCACGGAGCTTGAGCCGAACCTGCGCGCGGCGGGCGACCTCGTCCGCCGCGCCCGCGATGCCGGGGCGGATTTCATCGCCCTGCCCGAGAATGTCGGCTGGATCGTCCAGGGCCGCGACAAGACCATGCAACGCGTCCGCAGCGAGGCGGAGCATCCCGGCATCCCCTTCTTCGCCGATCTGGCGCGGGAGACCGGGGCCTGGATCCTGGGCGGCACCCTGCATGTCCTGCTCGACGACGGGCGCGCCGCCAACCGCAGTTACCTGTTCGACGCCGGCGGGCGGATCGTCGCCTCCTACGACAAGATCCACATGTTCGACGTCACGCTGAAGAACGGCGAAGCCTATCGCGAATCGGCCAGCTTCCGGCCGGGCGAGCGTGCCGTGGTGGCGTCCAGCCCGTGGGGCGGCATCGGCATGACCGTCTGCTACGACGTTCGATTCGCCTATCTGTACCGGGCGCTGGCCCAGGCGGGGGCGTCGATCCTGACCGTGCCGGCCGCCTTCACCGTGCCGACCGGCCGCGCCCACTGGCACACGCTTCTGCGCGCCCGCGCCATCGAGACCGGCTGTTTCGTGATCGCCCCGGCCCAGACCGGCAGCCACGACCAGGGCCGCCAGACCTACGGCCATTCCCTGCTGATCGCCCCCTGGGGCGAGGTGCTGGCCGATGCGGGCACCGATGTCGGCTTCATCACCGCCGACCTCGACCTGGACCGCGTGGCGGAAGCCCGCGGCATGGTCCCGTCGCTGACCCACGACCGTGCCTTCGAGGTGGAGCGGGTGGGGTAG
- a CDS encoding sulfite exporter TauE/SafE family protein, translating to MDALSLLDAGLNQCAVVIDRDSGLLLALLTAGLVGGTTHCTGMCGPFVLAQVSARLERVPLSAMSEFRRLTGAAVLPYHAGRATTYALIGALSASVAGHIGALPGLRWLLVALLALAALFFLGYAAGSVLSWLPKAPSLGSGGVQRWWGERVSGIARPLFGNPTGWRGYGLGVALGFIPCGMLYGAIAVAAASGSALTGALGMAAFALGTVPSLLAVGLAGHVAGRTWRTAVARVAPAIMLVNAGVLGWMAWKLVA from the coding sequence TTGGACGCCCTGTCGCTGCTGGATGCCGGACTGAACCAGTGCGCCGTGGTCATCGACCGCGACAGTGGGCTGCTGCTGGCCCTGCTGACCGCCGGGCTGGTCGGCGGCACCACCCATTGCACCGGCATGTGCGGCCCCTTCGTGCTGGCCCAGGTCTCGGCTCGGCTGGAGCGGGTACCGCTGTCGGCGATGTCGGAATTCCGGCGCCTGACCGGGGCGGCGGTGCTGCCCTACCATGCCGGCCGGGCGACGACCTATGCGCTGATCGGCGCGCTGTCGGCCTCGGTCGCCGGCCATATCGGGGCGCTGCCCGGACTGCGCTGGCTGTTGGTGGCGCTGCTGGCGCTGGCGGCGCTGTTCTTCCTCGGCTATGCCGCGGGCAGCGTGCTGTCCTGGCTGCCGAAAGCGCCGTCGCTGGGAAGCGGCGGAGTTCAGCGCTGGTGGGGGGAGCGGGTGTCCGGCATCGCCCGGCCGCTGTTCGGCAACCCGACCGGCTGGCGCGGCTATGGGCTGGGGGTGGCGCTGGGCTTCATTCCCTGCGGGATGCTCTATGGCGCCATCGCGGTGGCGGCGGCGAGCGGCAGCGCGCTGACCGGCGCGCTCGGCATGGCCGCCTTCGCGCTCGGCACGGTGCCGAGCCTGCTGGCGGTTGGGCTGGCCGGCCATGTCGCCGGCCGCACCTGGCGCACCGCCGTCGCCCGGGTCGCCCCGGCGATCATGCTGGTGAACGCCGGGGTGCTGGGCTGGATGGCCTGGAAGCTGGTTGCGTAA
- a CDS encoding ComF family protein, with protein MQAPVPFSAPLARLGRTAAGAATRLLDALLPPRCLSCGEAVDRQGGLCARCWSGLTFIAPPLCACCGLPFEYEAQEGTLCGACMAARPPFARARAVLIYDDGSRPLVLGFKHGDRIHAAKAYGVWLARAGRELLEDADRLVPVPLHRARLFHRRYNQAALLAQALSRHSGVPAMPDLLQRQRATPTQGGLDRQGRHRNVKGAFRLRPGQSVQGLVTGQRLILVDDVLTTGATLAECTRVLLRAGAARVDVLTLARVVLR; from the coding sequence ATGCAGGCGCCTGTTCCCTTCTCCGCTCCCCTTGCAAGATTGGGCCGCACCGCCGCCGGCGCCGCCACCCGGCTGCTGGACGCCCTGCTGCCACCGCGCTGCCTCAGCTGCGGCGAGGCGGTCGACCGGCAGGGGGGACTCTGCGCGCGCTGCTGGAGCGGCCTGACCTTCATCGCCCCGCCGCTGTGTGCCTGCTGCGGCCTGCCCTTCGAATACGAGGCGCAGGAGGGCACCCTGTGCGGTGCCTGCATGGCCGCCCGTCCGCCCTTCGCCCGCGCCCGCGCCGTTCTGATCTATGACGACGGCAGCCGGCCGCTGGTGCTGGGCTTCAAGCATGGCGACCGCATCCATGCCGCCAAGGCCTACGGCGTCTGGCTGGCCCGCGCCGGGCGGGAGTTGCTGGAGGACGCCGACCGGCTGGTGCCGGTGCCGCTGCACCGCGCCCGGCTGTTCCACCGCCGCTACAACCAGGCCGCCCTGCTGGCGCAGGCGCTGTCGCGGCACAGCGGCGTGCCGGCCATGCCCGACCTGCTGCAACGGCAGCGCGCCACCCCGACCCAGGGCGGGCTGGACCGTCAGGGCCGCCACCGCAACGTCAAGGGCGCCTTCCGCCTGCGGCCGGGGCAATCGGTCCAAGGGCTGGTGACGGGGCAGCGGCTGATTCTGGTCGACGACGTGTTGACCACCGGGGCGACGCTGGCGGAATGCACGCGGGTCCTGCTGCGTGCCGGGGCGGCCAGGGTGGATGTGCTGACGCTGGCCCGCGTGGTGCTCCGCTGA
- a CDS encoding flagellar biosynthetic protein FliQ: MGIDEAIAVSHEALMVILKISLPPLGITALLSAVIMLFQSATQINEASLQQDTKFFATLLILFVTGPAIFLALRDYTGVIFERIAMLQ; this comes from the coding sequence ATGGGCATCGACGAGGCCATCGCCGTCAGTCACGAAGCGCTGATGGTCATTCTGAAGATTTCGCTGCCGCCGCTGGGCATCACCGCCCTTCTGTCCGCAGTGATCATGCTGTTCCAGAGCGCCACCCAGATCAATGAAGCATCGCTGCAGCAGGACACCAAGTTCTTCGCCACGTTGCTGATCCTGTTCGTCACCGGCCCGGCGATCTTTTTGGCGCTGCGCGACTACACCGGCGTGATCTTCGAACGCATCGCCATGCTGCAGTGA
- a CDS encoding DUF294 nucleotidyltransferase-like domain-containing protein, which produces MQHATPTASPDFDFGRPPFDLLTADQRAALAGALDIALYPREAVILCREEPTDSLFVVLRGSVQERRGGEVAAVYGPGDRFGLQALYGTAGGGYGTGARRFVAAEDCVCHLIPRPALEALAAENPAFGTAILGDFAQRMRDLAAERSNREMAALTMARIRQAYLHPPLFVEAGASLRDAAEAMRQNRASSVLVRGVDGAVGILTGTDLRDLVVLDGRPVTDPVGPLARYGLLTLDRDDLLFNALVLMTKHAVRRVVVTENGAIAGLLGQSDLLAVLSNHSQVIGVQVEHATNPDDLRRASRSIVELIRTLHATGVKVSFIADLVTELNRRIFRKLFELLAPPELLANSCLIVMGSEGRGEQLLKTDQDNGLILRDGFDCPDLPRIAAEFTSHLVAFGYPPCPGNIMLSNPEWTRPLAGYKDAIFSWIHRPDEAAQMNLAIFYDAAPVAGDATLLQDAKDYLLGRLQDNQMFFTQFARPTLSFDTPGGLFAALFDRRRGEPVDIKKAGIFPIVHGVRALALEKHRAETNTVERIQVLAELGALDRKMAGDLVEAFTILSTIRLKARVDLPQDTEGAEEGAELAIDNLVYPDRLGKLDHDQFKDCLALVKSFKELIAHHFRLNH; this is translated from the coding sequence GTGCAGCACGCGACGCCGACCGCCTCCCCGGACTTCGATTTCGGCCGGCCCCCCTTCGACCTGCTGACGGCGGACCAGCGCGCGGCGCTGGCCGGCGCGCTGGACATCGCCCTTTATCCGCGCGAGGCCGTGATCCTCTGCCGGGAGGAGCCGACCGACTCGCTGTTCGTCGTCCTGCGCGGGAGCGTGCAGGAACGCCGCGGCGGCGAGGTGGCGGCGGTCTACGGGCCGGGTGACCGCTTCGGCCTGCAGGCGCTCTATGGCACGGCGGGAGGAGGGTACGGTACCGGCGCCCGCCGCTTCGTCGCGGCGGAGGACTGCGTCTGCCACCTGATCCCGCGCCCGGCGCTGGAGGCGTTGGCCGCCGAGAATCCCGCCTTCGGCACCGCCATCCTCGGCGATTTCGCCCAGCGCATGCGCGATCTGGCGGCCGAGCGCTCCAACCGCGAGATGGCGGCGCTGACCATGGCCCGCATCCGGCAGGCCTACCTGCACCCGCCGCTGTTCGTGGAGGCCGGCGCCAGCCTGCGCGACGCGGCCGAGGCGATGCGGCAGAACCGCGCCAGCAGCGTTCTGGTGCGCGGGGTCGACGGTGCCGTCGGCATCCTGACCGGCACCGACCTGCGCGATCTGGTGGTGCTGGACGGCCGGCCGGTGACCGACCCGGTCGGGCCGCTCGCCCGCTATGGCCTGCTGACGCTGGACCGCGACGACCTGCTGTTCAACGCGCTGGTCCTGATGACCAAGCATGCGGTGCGCCGCGTCGTGGTGACGGAAAACGGGGCCATCGCCGGGCTGCTGGGGCAGAGCGACCTGCTGGCGGTGCTGTCCAACCATTCCCAGGTCATCGGCGTGCAGGTGGAGCATGCGACCAACCCCGACGACCTGCGCCGGGCCAGCCGCTCCATCGTCGAGCTGATCCGCACCCTGCACGCCACCGGGGTCAAGGTGTCCTTCATCGCCGATCTGGTGACGGAGCTGAACCGCCGCATCTTCCGCAAGCTGTTCGAACTGCTGGCCCCGCCGGAGCTGCTGGCGAACAGCTGCCTGATCGTGATGGGCAGCGAGGGCCGCGGCGAACAGCTGCTGAAGACCGACCAGGACAACGGCCTGATCCTGCGCGACGGCTTCGACTGCCCCGACCTGCCGCGCATCGCCGCCGAGTTCACCAGCCATCTGGTCGCGTTCGGCTATCCGCCCTGTCCGGGCAACATCATGCTGTCCAACCCGGAATGGACGCGGCCGCTCGCCGGCTACAAGGATGCGATCTTCAGCTGGATCCACCGCCCCGACGAGGCGGCGCAGATGAACCTCGCCATCTTCTACGATGCCGCTCCGGTGGCCGGCGACGCCACGCTGCTGCAGGACGCGAAGGACTATCTGCTGGGCCGGCTGCAGGACAACCAGATGTTCTTCACCCAGTTCGCCCGCCCGACCCTGTCCTTCGACACGCCGGGCGGCCTGTTCGCCGCCCTGTTCGACCGGCGGCGGGGGGAGCCGGTGGACATCAAGAAGGCCGGTATCTTCCCGATCGTCCATGGCGTGCGGGCGCTGGCGCTGGAAAAGCACCGGGCGGAGACCAACACGGTGGAGCGCATCCAGGTTCTGGCCGAACTGGGCGCGCTGGACCGCAAGATGGCCGGCGATCTGGTGGAGGCCTTCACCATCCTGTCGACGATCCGGCTGAAGGCGCGCGTCGATCTGCCCCAGGACACCGAAGGGGCGGAGGAGGGGGCGGAACTGGCGATCGACAACCTCGTTTATCCCGACCGGCTGGGCAAGCTCGACCACGACCAGTTCAAGGACTGCCTGGCGTTGGTGAAGAGCTTCAAGGAGCTGATCGCCCATCATTTCCGCCTGAACCACTGA
- the grxC gene encoding glutaredoxin 3: protein MADVVIYTTPFCPYCMRAKSLLDGKGVTYEEIDLYAQPGRRSEMIERSEGRTTVPQIFIDGKPYGGSDDIHALDRAGKLDPLLGIAA from the coding sequence ATGGCCGACGTCGTCATCTACACCACGCCCTTCTGCCCCTACTGCATGCGGGCCAAGAGCCTGCTCGACGGCAAGGGCGTGACATACGAGGAAATCGACCTCTACGCCCAGCCCGGCCGCCGCAGCGAGATGATCGAGCGGTCGGAAGGCCGGACCACCGTCCCGCAGATCTTCATCGACGGGAAGCCCTATGGCGGCAGCGACGACATCCACGCGCTGGACCGCGCCGGCAAGCTCGATCCGCTGCTCGGCATCGCGGCATGA
- a CDS encoding putative bifunctional diguanylate cyclase/phosphodiesterase → MSPDPRISALADALSGAASGAPGLDALRQILDAMTVRVALMDPQRRHIYANRAYLEMMGTSLDKAVGTTIGQHLGPELQRSTKALAERALSGETVQTEGWVTQADGQQRYVTRLHAPHRSEDGAITGYFVILQDMTERRQVQDDLFRLAYYDPVTGLANRLMLLKHMADYGNMGEPFTLVILDIDRFAEIRSSMGQGFANELLDDLAQRMGAQAAAFDLIARVSDHAFAMLAGGTCDRPALEAAIDELAAVVRSARSSSGGTVFLSASIGVVEAQPGHERPEDVLRDAEIATARAREQGGGRQAWFDPAMHSHVVEQVRLEHDLRGALASGSDLWVAYQPIVEMVTGGLAGFEALMRWNHPERGNIPPGIFIPIAESTGLVVSLGTWVLRQACLQIAEWQDRREPGSAPLFMSVNLSTHQLSDPNFVQVVREVLRETGVEPSWIKLELTESAVMDKAEQSIRLLRDLRALGIKLSIDDFGTGYSSLSYLHKLPIDSLKVDRSFVSAMHQSEENRAIVRIIMDLARLLGFDVIAEGIETSADANLLRALACDYGQGYHFARPLPPDVAGKLVGGELPWQMPR, encoded by the coding sequence ATGAGTCCAGATCCCCGAATCTCCGCGCTGGCCGACGCTCTGTCGGGTGCCGCCTCCGGTGCGCCGGGGCTTGACGCCCTGCGTCAGATTCTCGACGCCATGACCGTGAGGGTGGCGCTGATGGATCCGCAGCGGCGGCACATCTACGCCAATCGTGCCTATCTGGAGATGATGGGGACCAGCCTGGACAAGGCGGTCGGCACCACCATCGGTCAGCATCTGGGACCGGAACTGCAACGCAGCACCAAGGCGCTGGCCGAACGGGCGCTGTCGGGCGAGACGGTGCAGACGGAGGGGTGGGTCACCCAGGCCGACGGGCAGCAGCGCTACGTGACGCGGCTGCACGCCCCGCACCGGTCGGAAGACGGCGCCATAACCGGCTATTTCGTCATCCTGCAGGACATGACCGAACGCCGGCAGGTGCAGGACGACCTGTTCCGCCTCGCCTATTACGATCCCGTGACCGGGCTGGCCAACCGCCTGATGCTGCTGAAGCACATGGCGGACTACGGCAACATGGGCGAGCCGTTCACGCTGGTCATCCTCGACATCGACCGATTCGCCGAAATCCGCAGCAGCATGGGCCAGGGCTTCGCCAACGAGCTGCTGGACGATCTGGCGCAGCGGATGGGGGCGCAGGCCGCCGCCTTCGACCTGATCGCGCGGGTCAGCGACCATGCCTTCGCGATGCTGGCCGGCGGCACCTGCGACCGGCCGGCGCTGGAGGCCGCCATCGACGAGCTGGCGGCGGTGGTGCGCTCCGCCCGCTCCAGCTCCGGCGGTACGGTGTTCCTGTCGGCCAGCATCGGCGTGGTGGAGGCCCAGCCCGGCCACGAGCGGCCGGAGGACGTGCTGCGCGACGCCGAGATCGCCACCGCCCGCGCCCGCGAACAGGGCGGCGGCCGGCAGGCCTGGTTCGATCCGGCGATGCATTCCCATGTGGTCGAACAGGTGCGGCTGGAGCATGACCTGCGCGGCGCGCTGGCCAGCGGCAGCGACCTGTGGGTGGCCTATCAGCCCATCGTGGAGATGGTGACCGGCGGGCTTGCCGGGTTCGAGGCGCTGATGCGCTGGAACCATCCCGAACGCGGCAACATCCCGCCCGGCATCTTCATCCCCATCGCCGAGAGCACCGGCCTTGTGGTGTCGCTCGGCACCTGGGTGCTGCGGCAGGCCTGTCTGCAGATCGCGGAGTGGCAGGACCGGCGCGAACCGGGCTCCGCCCCGCTGTTCATGAGCGTCAACCTGTCCACCCACCAGCTGTCCGATCCCAACTTCGTCCAGGTCGTGCGCGAGGTGCTGCGCGAGACCGGGGTGGAGCCGTCCTGGATCAAGCTGGAGCTGACGGAAAGCGCCGTCATGGACAAGGCCGAGCAGTCGATCCGCCTGCTGCGCGACCTGCGGGCGCTGGGCATCAAGCTGTCGATCGACGATTTCGGCACCGGCTATTCGTCGCTGTCCTACCTGCACAAGCTGCCCATCGACAGCCTGAAGGTCGACCGTTCCTTCGTCTCGGCCATGCACCAGTCGGAGGAAAACCGCGCCATCGTCCGCATCATCATGGATCTGGCGCGCCTGCTGGGCTTCGACGTCATCGCCGAGGGCATCGAGACCAGCGCCGACGCCAATCTGCTGCGGGCGCTGGCCTGCGACTACGGCCAGGGCTATCACTTCGCCCGCCCGCTGCCGCCGGACGTGGCGGGCAAGCTGGTGGGTGGGGAGTTGCCTTGGCAGATGCCGCGGTGA
- a CDS encoding DNA polymerase III: MVQSTHTDIDRHGDRHGDRREHVAIHCEATGFDLEAARPLAFAAIRIRGPRILTGSALLLHPGSDSGLGEAGDLLHAFIGDRPLVGYYLDFSVAMAERLTGRPLTQERVEVSGLYYDRKIRNAVKHAVDLRLDSMIRDLDLPVRAEGAIGTALAVAMAWLRLTQEGR; this comes from the coding sequence ATGGTCCAGTCAACCCACACCGACATCGACCGTCACGGCGACCGCCACGGCGACCGTCGCGAACATGTGGCGATCCATTGCGAGGCGACCGGCTTCGATCTTGAGGCCGCGAGGCCGCTGGCCTTCGCCGCCATCCGCATCCGCGGGCCGCGCATCCTGACCGGCAGCGCCCTGCTGCTCCATCCCGGCAGCGACAGCGGGCTGGGGGAGGCCGGCGACCTGCTGCATGCCTTCATCGGCGACCGACCACTGGTCGGCTATTACCTGGACTTCTCCGTCGCCATGGCGGAACGGCTGACCGGCCGGCCGCTGACGCAGGAGCGGGTGGAGGTGTCGGGCCTCTATTACGACCGCAAGATCCGCAACGCGGTGAAGCATGCGGTCGACCTGCGGCTGGACAGCATGATCCGCGACCTCGACCTGCCGGTGCGCGCCGAGGGGGCCATCGGCACCGCGCTGGCTGTGGCCATGGCGTGGCTGCGGCTGACCCAGGAGGGGCGCTGA
- a CDS encoding methyltransferase domain-containing protein → MTSPDSMTVFDRALVRRRRDRAVAEFSDHSFLFEEIADRLADRLEDVIRPFPLALDVGCHDGAMARILKGRKGIERLVACDLSPDFARAAGGLGNPAIAADEEFLPFAPGSFDLVVSNLSLHWVNDLPGALVQIRQALKPDGFFCASMLGGQTLAELRRCLYEAEMEVAGGVSPRVSPFAEIKDAGGLLQRAGFALPVVDSDVITVTYSDAFALMRDLRGMGETNAVLARRKVPASRGLLFDAARRYAELYAEPDGRIPVTFEVLYLAGWSPHESQQQPLKPGSGQVPLGDALKGGGCGIH, encoded by the coding sequence ATGACAAGCCCCGACAGCATGACCGTCTTCGACCGCGCGCTGGTCCGCCGCCGCCGCGACCGCGCCGTCGCCGAATTCTCCGACCACTCCTTCCTGTTCGAGGAGATCGCCGACCGGCTGGCCGACCGGCTGGAGGATGTGATCCGTCCCTTCCCGCTGGCGCTGGACGTCGGCTGCCACGACGGGGCGATGGCCCGCATCCTGAAAGGCCGCAAAGGGATCGAACGGCTGGTCGCCTGCGACCTGTCGCCGGACTTCGCCCGGGCCGCCGGCGGCCTGGGCAACCCAGCCATCGCGGCAGACGAGGAGTTCCTGCCCTTCGCCCCCGGCAGTTTCGATCTGGTGGTCAGCAATCTCAGCCTGCACTGGGTCAACGACCTGCCGGGCGCCCTGGTGCAGATCAGGCAGGCGCTGAAGCCCGACGGCTTCTTCTGCGCCTCGATGCTGGGCGGCCAGACCCTGGCCGAGCTGCGCCGCTGCCTGTACGAGGCGGAGATGGAGGTTGCCGGCGGCGTCTCCCCCCGCGTGTCGCCCTTCGCCGAGATCAAGGATGCCGGCGGGTTGCTGCAACGCGCCGGCTTCGCCCTGCCGGTGGTCGACAGCGACGTCATCACCGTCACCTATTCCGACGCCTTCGCCCTGATGCGCGACCTGCGCGGCATGGGCGAGACCAACGCGGTGCTGGCGCGGCGCAAGGTTCCCGCAAGCCGCGGGCTGCTGTTCGACGCGGCGCGGCGCTATGCCGAACTCTACGCCGAGCCGGACGGGCGCATCCCGGTGACCTTCGAGGTGCTCTATCTCGCCGGCTGGTCACCGCATGAAAGCCAGCAGCAGCCCCTGAAGCCCGGCAGCGGGCAGGTTCCGCTCGGCGACGCGCTGAAGGGCGGCGGCTGCGGTATCCACTGA
- a CDS encoding replication protein RepA translates to MPQHLGGAAMGDIHRLVIEHGRDKARALVRPEERTLVDIAADILADENQHLGITYSGFCLTSLPHKKLADDAPWEKRGHQVTLLVEPGRLKVNGKVKLFGVPYGARARMILIYLQTQAVRTGRREVELGRSMRDWLTRMGISVGGETFRGFREQSLRISACTLKFFWDGENADVFEKGGIVKRGLIFHDDLGDDRQGTLWNDVVQLDETFFQALRDHPVPLLEEAVRQLKDRSLSLDLYVWLAYRLHSLSRPQPISWPSLYAQFGAGYDQMKHFKPRFVQALQYALAAYPDAKVEPTDEGVVLHPSRPPIARLLA, encoded by the coding sequence ATGCCACAACATCTGGGCGGGGCGGCGATGGGCGACATACACAGGCTGGTGATCGAACATGGGCGGGACAAGGCGCGCGCCCTGGTCCGGCCCGAGGAACGGACGCTGGTGGACATCGCCGCCGACATCCTGGCGGACGAGAACCAGCATCTCGGCATCACCTACAGCGGCTTCTGCCTGACCAGCCTGCCGCACAAGAAGCTGGCCGACGACGCCCCCTGGGAAAAGCGCGGCCATCAGGTGACGCTGCTGGTCGAACCGGGCCGGCTGAAGGTGAACGGCAAGGTGAAGCTGTTCGGCGTGCCCTATGGCGCGCGGGCGCGGATGATCCTGATCTATCTGCAGACCCAGGCGGTACGCACCGGCCGGCGCGAGGTGGAGCTCGGCCGCTCCATGCGCGACTGGCTGACCCGCATGGGCATCAGCGTCGGCGGCGAGACCTTCCGCGGCTTCCGCGAGCAGTCGCTGCGCATCTCCGCCTGCACCCTGAAATTCTTCTGGGACGGCGAGAATGCCGACGTGTTCGAGAAGGGCGGCATCGTCAAGCGCGGCCTGATCTTCCACGACGACCTCGGCGACGACCGCCAGGGCACGCTGTGGAACGACGTGGTGCAGTTGGACGAGACCTTCTTCCAGGCCCTGCGCGACCACCCGGTCCCGCTGCTGGAGGAGGCGGTGCGGCAGTTGAAGGACCGCTCGCTCAGCCTCGACCTCTATGTCTGGCTGGCCTACCGGCTGCATTCGCTGAGCCGGCCGCAGCCGATCTCCTGGCCGTCGCTCTATGCCCAGTTCGGCGCCGGCTACGACCAGATGAAGCATTTCAAGCCGCGCTTCGTGCAGGCCCTGCAATACGCCCTGGCGGCCTACCCCGACGCCAAGGTGGAGCCGACCGACGAGGGCGTCGTCCTCCACCCCAGCCGCCCACCCATCGCCCGCCTGCTGGCGTGA
- a CDS encoding universal stress protein: protein MALKDILVVVDDTPASAARLDLAARLAVRCDAHLTALYAFTDIVFPGYIEAEFPQELRESRRQTRNDQTAGMAAAFEDAMRHHGLTDRSEWLVQEGDPTIAAAVRGRYADLVVVGQPAPERDRDQPVAQPADLLFECGRPLLVVPYAGRFPTVGERVLVGWNGSREAARAIGDAMPLLAAAKRVVVMAANPKPGPNGLGDEPCADIARHLSRHGCRVEATHVATDVVEPGDTVLNMAADESCDLLVMGAYGRSRFRELVLGGMTRFMLQHMTVPVLMSH, encoded by the coding sequence ATGGCTCTCAAGGACATTCTGGTGGTCGTCGACGATACGCCCGCGTCCGCAGCGCGTCTCGACCTCGCGGCCAGGCTCGCGGTCCGGTGCGATGCGCATCTGACCGCGCTCTACGCCTTCACCGACATCGTGTTCCCCGGCTATATCGAGGCCGAATTTCCGCAGGAACTGCGCGAGAGCCGTCGCCAGACGCGCAACGACCAGACGGCCGGCATGGCTGCGGCCTTCGAGGATGCCATGCGCCACCATGGCCTGACCGACCGCTCGGAATGGCTGGTTCAGGAGGGCGACCCCACCATCGCCGCCGCGGTGCGCGGCCGCTATGCCGATCTGGTGGTGGTCGGCCAGCCGGCGCCGGAGCGCGACCGCGATCAACCCGTCGCACAGCCGGCCGACCTGCTGTTCGAATGCGGCCGGCCGCTTCTGGTCGTACCCTATGCCGGCCGCTTCCCGACCGTCGGCGAACGGGTGCTGGTCGGCTGGAACGGCAGCCGCGAGGCGGCGCGCGCCATCGGCGACGCCATGCCCCTGCTGGCCGCCGCCAAGCGCGTCGTGGTGATGGCCGCCAATCCGAAGCCCGGCCCCAACGGCCTGGGCGACGAGCCCTGCGCCGACATCGCCCGCCACCTGTCCCGCCACGGCTGCCGCGTGGAGGCCACCCACGTCGCCACCGATGTGGTGGAGCCCGGCGACACCGTGCTGAACATGGCCGCCGACGAAAGCTGCGACCTGCTGGTGATGGGCGCCTACGGCCGCTCCCGCTTCCGCGAGCTGGTGCTGGGCGGCATGACCCGCTTCATGCTGCAGCACATGACGGTTCCGGTGCTGATGAGCCATTGA
- a CDS encoding protease complex subunit PrcB family protein: MKLPSRLRLIPLVFAPILLLAGCQTGTDRAGGNLLPAQAEAGTVWQGNHSSAAERAYVVARDGAEWTALWARVGEPAPTSLPGGRMAVAVFLGPRDTAGYGVSIDSVQQKGADLVVGYRETVPGPAQAVAQSRTSPYAIRLLPSAAGTPKFVRGK; the protein is encoded by the coding sequence ATGAAGCTGCCGTCCCGTCTCCGCCTGATCCCGCTGGTTTTCGCCCCCATCCTGCTGCTGGCCGGCTGCCAGACCGGCACCGACCGCGCCGGGGGCAACCTGCTGCCGGCCCAGGCCGAGGCCGGCACCGTCTGGCAGGGCAACCACAGCAGCGCCGCCGAACGCGCCTATGTGGTCGCCCGCGACGGCGCCGAATGGACGGCGCTGTGGGCACGGGTCGGCGAACCGGCCCCGACCTCCCTGCCCGGCGGCCGGATGGCGGTTGCGGTGTTCCTCGGCCCCCGCGACACGGCGGGTTACGGCGTCAGCATCGACAGCGTGCAGCAGAAGGGCGCCGATCTGGTCGTCGGCTACCGCGAGACGGTTCCCGGCCCGGCCCAGGCAGTGGCGCAGAGCCGCACCAGCCCCTACGCCATCCGCCTGCTGCCCAGCGCGGCGGGAACGCCGAAGTTCGTGCGGGGGAAGTGA